A stretch of the Aspergillus puulaauensis MK2 DNA, chromosome 6, nearly complete sequence genome encodes the following:
- a CDS encoding oxidase ustYa family protein (COG:S;~EggNog:ENOG410PRC3;~InterPro:IPR021765;~PFAM:PF11807;~TransMembrane:1 (o47-66i);~go_process: GO:0043386 - mycotoxin biosynthetic process [Evidence IEA]) produces the protein MSANYSLLRARESQDEDVSEVEKSPHQSRYRLLFGKLDPHPRLWLKLWAMCNTIFSIFLVIAAFSLSYQARSLTDRPVPPPSPLREGGAERFINTRYKPDKLFQSPPSDEVDAAWHDWLRDHDRLIRVSGGKVKELGLPEAVELYADPGNYAYGLGVYHQMHCLSRLRKSFYPDRYYPNATQHEILHHTSHCFDVLRQAILCHGDVSLVYWWNQNYTYIDETGTKQYTEEFLQRTPQERATGSFVTWDSEVQCRDMDAINAWAKRNAVNDDDYGGQVVD, from the exons ATGAGTGCCAACTACTCGCTTTTGCGAGCAAGGGAAAgccaggatgaggatgtttcTGAGGTTGAAAAGAGCCCTCACCAGTCGCGGTATCGACTTCTCTTTGGCAAGCTGGATCCGCATCCGCGCCTGTGGCTGAAACTGTGGGCCATGTGCAACACGATATTCAGCATCTTTCTAGTGATAGCCGCCTTCAGTCTTAGCTACCAGGCAAGATCACTGACTGATAGGCCCGTTCCCCCGCCTT CCCCGCTTCGCGAAGGCGGCGCCGAGCGGTTCATCAATACACGGTACAAACCCGATAAACTGTTccaatctcctccctcgGATGAGGTAGATGCAGCATGGCATGATTGGCTAAGAG ACCATGACCGTCTGATCCGGGTCTCGGGGGGCAAAGTAAAAGAGTTGGGCCTTCCGGAAGCTGTTGAGCTCTATGCAGATCCTGGGAATTATGCTTACGGGCTAGGTGTTTACCACCAAATGCATTGTCTGAGCCGACTGCGGAAGTCGTTCTATCCTGACCGGTACTATCCGAATGCGACTCAGCACGAAATACTGCATCACACAA GTCATTGCTTTGACGTCCTTCGACAAGCTATTCTTTGCCATGGGGATGTTTCTCTGGTATACTGGTGGAACCAGAACTACACCTACATCGACGAGACTGGTACGAAGCAGTACACGGAAGAGTTTTTGCAAAGGACACCTCAAGAACGGGCGACAGGATCATTCGTAACATGGGACTCCGAGGTGCAGTGCCGTGACATGGATGCCATCAATGCCTGGGCGAAGAGAAACGCGGTGAATGACGATGATTATGGGGGGCAGGTAGTGGACTGA
- a CDS encoding uncharacterized protein (SECRETED:SignalP(1-21)): protein MRFTSFTSFAAVALLATFSAAAPVAPADGDITNSPGSDVLVKRPFSKHRYEGDNQEADDDLSKRFNDKYHYEGDKQEVDDDLSKRFNDKYHYEGDKQEADDDLSKRFNDKYHYEGDKQEADDDLSKRASFPRFPLR from the coding sequence ATGCGCTTTACCTCCTTCACCAGTTTTGCGGCAGTCGCACTGCTTGCTACCTTCAGTGCCGCTGCTCCCGTAGCTCCCGCTGATGGCGACATCACGAACTCTCCTGGCTCGGATGTCTTGGTCAAGCGTCCCTTCAGCAAGCACCGCTACGAAGGTGACAATCAGGAGGCGGATGATGATCTCTCCAAGCGTTTCAACGACAAGTACCACTACGAAGGTGACAAAcaggaggtggatgatgatctcTCCAAGCGTTTCAATGACAAGTACCACTACGAAGGTGACAAACAGGAGGCGGATGATGATCTCTCCAAGCGTTTCAACGACAAGTACCACTACGAAGGTGACAAACAGGAGGCGGATGATGATCTCTCCAAGCGAGCGTCTTTCCCTCGTTTTCCCCTACGATAG
- the KEX2_2 gene encoding S8 family peptidase (COG:O;~EggNog:ENOG410PF8E;~InterPro:IPR023828,IPR002884,IPR000209,IPR034182, IPR008979,IPR023827,IPR015500,IPR036852;~MEROPS:MER0000364;~PFAM:PF01483,PF00082;~SECRETED:SignalP(1-20);~TransMembrane:1 (n2-13c17/18o652-678i);~go_function: GO:0004252 - serine-type endopeptidase activity [Evidence IEA];~go_function: GO:0008236 - serine-type peptidase activity [Evidence IEA];~go_process: GO:0006508 - proteolysis [Evidence IEA]): protein MLFFHALVVYLAIRADSAHAILRRRSHGTHDYFALHIHPQASPDEVALRLGLQHEGSIGELANHHAFSVPNVPKDGNSAGIAQLLYIAREAHNGSDAPFWVSKLAPADDSLQRRIIPPQELRAPDKTLLEQPDDAAVQAQGQVVSLLGIKDPSFEQWHLFNTVQPGNDLNVTGIWLDGGSGEGVTVAVIDDGIDVDSRDLQPNYYARGSYDFNDHSPKPQPRLLDDHHGTLCAAEIAAAKNRICGVGVAYNSQVAGIRMLSGPVDDIDQAAAINYDYQNNHIYSCSWGPKDDGETMKSPGLLVQRAIVNGVQNGRGGKGVTVGAIDRMDTHPRYAESCSAQLVVAYSSGHGHGLYSTDNGDQCFSLHSGTSAAAPLAAGVLALALSVRPELTWRDVQYLLVESAVPVHTSDGSWQDTAGGRLFSHDWGYGKLDAYALVSKARSWELVKPQAWLHSAWQEVDQEIAEGHQGQSSYYEVSSEMLRTANLAQLEHVTVTINVNHTSRGDLSVELVSPSGIVSYLSTSRMPDQHRTGYQDWEFMSVAHWYLPFPAPRLPQITDHIRGESGVGTWRVIVKDTNVNGHTGTFINWRLNLWGEAMDGSNQSLHPFPGEPMEYRTEVAVINPPTPAVIHPPGDWGSFTSYPASRPWRPPAILVLGTLLTLLALCSTLVCLACNCLLAQ from the exons ATGCTTTTCTTCCACGCCTTGGTTGTATATCTTGCCATCAGAGCGGACTCAGCGCATGCCATCCTCCGACGCCGCTCCCATGGGACTCACGACTACTTTGCCCTCCATATTCATCCCCAAGCATCCCCGGACGAAGTTGCTCTAAGACTGGGCCTGCAACATGAAGGCTCAATCGGCGAGCTCGCAAATCACCATGCCTTCTCCGTACCCAACGTACCCAAGGACGGCAACAGCGCCGGTATAGCACAGCTACTGTACATCGCGCGAGAGGCACACAATGGTTCTGATGCACCCTTCTGGGTATCGAAGTTGGCACCCGCGGATGACTCTCTGCAGAGAAGAATTATTCCACCACAAGAACTGCGCGCACCAGACAAAACACTCCTCGAACAACCAGATGACGCTGCAGTGCAGGCCCAGGGCCAAGTTGTTTCACTCCTGGGCATAAAAGACCCATCCTTCGAGCAATGGCATCTATTCAACACGGTCCAGCCTGGGAACGATCTGAATGTAACGGGAATCTGGTTAGACGGCGGGTCAGGGGAGGGAGTCACAGTGGCTGTTATCGACGACGGAATAGACGTCGATAGCCGAGACTTGCAGCCAAACTATTACGCACGGGGGTCGTACGACTTCAACGATCACAGTCCCAAGCCCCAGCCACGGTTGCTAGACGATCACCACGGAACTCTCTGcgcggcggagattgcggcCGCAAAGAACCGTATATGCGGTGTTGGGGTTGCGTATAACAGCCAAGtagctgggattcgcatgcTGTCCGGCCCAGTGGACGATATCGACCAGGCGGCGGCAATCAACTATGACTATCAAAATAACCACATCTACTCCTGTTCCTGGGGCCCCAAGGACGACGGTGAAACAATGAAATCACCTGGCCTCCTGGTCCAGCGGGCCATTGTAAACGGGGTGCAGAATGGCCGCGGTGGAAAGGG TGTCACGGTGGGTGCAATTGACCGGATGGACACCCATCCCCGGTACGCAGAATCGTGCTCGGCGCAGTTGGTGGTGGCCTACAGCAGCGGCCATGGACACGGGCTCTACTCGACAGACAACGGGGATCAGTGTTTCTCTCTTCATAGCGGCACCTCAGCGGCGGCACCTCTGGCGGCGGGTGTACTTGCATTGGCTCTGAGCGTGCGTCCGGAGCTGACCTGGCGCGATGTGCAATATCTCCTGGTCGAATCTGCTGTCCCAGTACATACCTCTGATGGCAGTTGGCAGGATACAGCGGGTGGACGGCTGTTCAGCCACGACTGGGGATATGGCAAGCTGGACGCATATGCTCTAGTTTCAAAGGCTCGCAGCTGGGAGCTGGTGAAACCGCAAGCATGGCTTCATTCAGCATGGCAAGAGGTGGACCAGGAGATCGCCGAGGGCCATCAAGGACAGTCCAGTTACTATGAGGTGTCTTCGGAGATGCTACGAacggcgaatctggcgcaGCTAGAGCATGTCACGGTCACTATCAATGTCAATCACACCAGCCGTGGGGATCTCAGCGTGGAACTGGTCAGCCCAAGTGGCATCGTCAGCTATCTGAGCACGTCCCGAATGCCTGACCAGCATAGAACGGGCTATCAGGATTGGGAGTTCATGTCTGTTGCGCACTGGTATCTTCCCTTTCCTGCTCCACGTCTGCCACAGATAACTGATCATATTAGGGGCGAGTCCGGCGTCGGAACATGGCGAGTTATTGTCAAGGACACCAATGTAAATGGCCACACAGGTACATTCATCAACTGGCGACTGAACCTCTGGGGAGAGGCCATGGATGGCTCCAATCAATCACTTCACCCATTCCCCGGTGAACCCATGGAGTACAGAACAGAGGTTGCTGTCATCAACCCTCCAACACCTGCCGTGATTCATCCACCTGGTGATTGGGGATCTTTCACTTCATACCCAGCCTCTAGGCCATGGAGACCACCAGCAATATTGGTTTTGGGCACGCTACTTACGCTGCTAGCACTCTGCAGTACCCTTGTATGTCTAGCGTGTAACTGTCTACTAGCACAGTGA
- a CDS encoding uncharacterized protein (COG:S;~EggNog:ENOG410Q1SK), which translates to MALALDLSYVNQSLPREYESDEEDVSESEGHCSPFDSHKRSATLDSIMSVGDAATPVDKPAFPRLLSPFSSGKTSRPVSMDTVKRSSSATFVTEPCTIFDRDDDDDMILELPSPDSTTPLQSPIFLQPSVYVPSEPLTSSRNSLRSSSAASAYSDDDSDVCVAEQVTYVEHAKPSIILISPTATSPSTDGSVYSNDEAAKSQPLLGETSMDRGRSRYTLRPAHSKTNGSLSALDTLQDCSPVSHTEPQSAPAMSFRARSMSFSRPQTPATESRRRQQREPSRRPPSAQSTATFSLFPTQASSYSQVYPGLGTNDSRTRSISCSHSAASSEYSLASSQSASRTASPSPYCSPAYNRSRSGSLYSISSVSAAGTQAKAKRPPLPYRASMIKGASSLRAQVGSSSSSNSTGPGTGSMHTEHGAAQTSQMENSKSKTRRKKSVKQVKPESESSSAAKSFVGFMLRGKRKSVIKNF; encoded by the coding sequence ATGGCTCTGGCCCTCGACCTCAGCTACGTCAACCAGTCCCTCCCCCGGGAGTACGAgtccgacgaggaggacgtctCCGAGTCCGAGGGCCACTGCTCGCCGTTCGACTCGCACAAGAGGTCGGCGACCCTCGACTCCATTATGAGCGTCGGCGACGCCGCAACGCCGGTGGACAAGCCGGCCTTTCCACGACTGCTTTCACCATTCTCCTCTGGCAAGACTTCACGACCTGTATCCATGGACACCGTcaagcgcagcagcagcgcgacCTTTGTGACGGAGCCCTGTACGATTTTCGACcgtgacgacgacgacgacatgaTCCTTGAACTGCCCTCTCCCGACTCCACGACGCCCCTGCAATCGcccatcttcctccagcccTCTGTATACGTGCCCTCCGAGCCACTCACCTCGTCGAGGAACTCGCTGAGATCCTCCTCTGCAGCCTCTGCCTACTCTGACGACGACAGCGATGTCTGCGTGGCCGAGCAGGTCACCTACGTCGAGCACGCAAAGCCTAGTATCATCCTAATATCGCCCACAGCAACCTCTCCGTCAACCGACGGCTCCGTCTATTCCAACGACGAAGCAGCAAAGTCCCAGCCCCTGCTCGGCGAGACCAGCATGGACCGCGGCCGCTCACGGTACACGCTTCGGCCAGCCCACAGCAAGACCAACGGCAGCCTCAGCGCCCTGGACACCCTGCAAGACTGCTCGCCCGTGTCGCATACAGAGCCCCAGAGCGCACCGGCCATGTCGTTCCGCGCTCGATCGATGTCCTTCTCGCGGCCGCAGACACCAGCAACCGAGTCTCGCCGGCGCCAGCAACGAGAGCCCTCGCGGCGACCCCCGTCTGCCCAGAGCACGGCCaccttctcgctcttcccAACGCAGGCCTCGTCGTACAGCCAGGTCTACCCTGGCTTGGGCACAAACGACTCTCGCACccgctccatctcctgcTCCCACTCCGCCGCCAGCTCCGAGTACTCGCTCGCCTCCAGCCAGTCGGCCTCGCGCACCGCCAGCCCAAGCCCGTACTGCTCCCCAGCCTACAACCGCAGCCGCTCCGGCTCTCTCTACAGCATCTCCAGTGTCTCTGCGGCAGGGACACAAGCAAAGGCGAAGCGACCACCACTCCCATACCGGGCGTCCATGATCAAGGGAGCCAGCAGCCTGCGAGCACAGgtcggcagcagcagcagcagcaacagcacggGCCCCGGCACTGGGTCCATGCATACAGAACACGGGGCTGCACAGACGTCGCAGATGGAGAATTCCAAATCCAAGACCCGCCGCAAGAAGAGCGTGAAACAGGTCAAGCCCGAGTCGgagtcgtcgtcggcggcgaAGAGCTTTGTCGGCTTCATGCTGCGTGGGAAACGGAAATCGGTGATTAAGAACTTCTAA
- a CDS encoding elongation of very long chain fatty acids protein (COG:I;~EggNog:ENOG410PGGA;~InterPro:IPR030457,IPR002076;~PFAM:PF01151;~TransMembrane:7 (o54-72i84-103o115-137i158-179o185-203i215-239o259-281i);~go_component: GO:0016021 - integral component of membrane [Evidence IEA]), whose amino-acid sequence MEFLQNLPKPTVDRPFGIELWPIFDKAFEVVMGYPANDFRFAEGKTPMSTLPETAAMLIVYYITIFGGRELMKNRPAFKLNTLFMIHNFVLTAASAILLALFVEQLVPTIWHHGIFYSICDHSGGWTQPLIVLYYLNYLNKYLEFLDTVFLFLKKKPLTFLHTYHHGATALLCYTQLIGLTAVQWVPITINLLVHVVMYWYYFQSARGIRIWWKKYITVLQIIQFVIDLVFVYFASYTYFTSTYFPWVPNMGHCAGEEFAAFAGMGILTSYLVLFISFYIVTYNKAAKTGRPRRNTGKQAVIDMARYEVAPAPGAEANGKAKSNGSAAASTGRSNGPVTRSRKA is encoded by the exons ATGGAGTTCCTGCAGAACCTTCCGAAGCCGACCGTTGATCGGCCCTTTGGCATTGAGCTATGGCCGATCTTCGACAAGGCCTTTGAGGTTGTGATGGGCTACCCTGCCAATGACTTTCGCTTCGCCGAGGGCAAGACGCCCATGTCTACTCTTCCCGAGACGGCTGCTATGCTCATCGTCTACTACATAACCATCTTCGGTGGGCGCGAGCTCATGAAGAACCGCCCAGCCTTCAAGCTCAACACTTTGTTTATGATCCACAACTTCGTCTTGACTGCGGCCAGCGCTATTCTGTTGGCACTCTTTGTTGAACAACTTGTGCCTACCATCTGGCACCATGGAATTTTCTACTCCATTTGCGACCACAGCGGTGGGTGGACGCAGCCCCTGATTGTCCTGTACTAT CTTAACTACTTGAACAAGTACCTCGAATTCCTCGACACCGTCTTCCTGTTCctcaagaagaagcctttGACCTTTCTCCACACCTACCACCACGGTGCCACCGCTCTCCTGTGCTACACTCAGTTAATTGGTCTGACGGCTGTGCAATGGGTGCCAATCACCATCAACCTCCTGGTGCACGTTGTTATGTACTGGTACTACTTCCAGAGCGCCCGTGGAATTCGCAtctggtggaagaagtaCATCACCGTTCTCCAGATCATCCAATTCGTTATTGACCTTG TGTTCGTCTACTTCGCTTCCTACACCTACTTCACCTCGACCTACTTCCCTTGGGTTCCCAACATGGGCCACTGTGCCGGTGAGGAATTCGCCGCTTTCGCTGGAATGGGCATCCTCACATCCTACCTCGTTCTGTTCATTTCCTTCTACATTGTCACCTACAACAAGGCCGCCAAGACTGGCCGTCCGCGCCGCAACACTGGCAAGCAGGCCGTTATTGACATGGCGAGATACGAGGTGGCCCCTGCCCCTGGTGCCGAGGCCAACGGCAAGGCCAAGTCGAACGGatccgctgctgcttcgaCTGGACGCTCCAACGGCCCCGTCACCCGCTCTCGCAAGGCGTAG
- the COX6 gene encoding cytochrome c oxidase subunit VI (BUSCO:EOG0926522L;~COG:C;~EggNog:ENOG410PPDG;~InterPro:IPR036545,IPR003204;~PFAM:PF02284;~go_component: GO:0005743 - mitochondrial inner membrane [Evidence IEA];~go_function: GO:0004129 - cytochrome-c oxidase activity [Evidence IEA]), with translation MSSFSVFRLATRAVRPSGLFRASQLPRTRVQTPAALAFGRPAFSTSMKLRSGQHDDETYEQFSARFEKEFDTVQDVFELQRNLNNCFAYDLVPSVEVLSSALRAARRVNDFPTAVRIFEGVKAKVENQDQYKQYLEALEGLRQELGVALREELYPGEE, from the exons ATGTCTTCATTCTCCGTCTTCCGTCTCGCGACGCGCGCCGTCCGCCCTTCCGGCCTCTTCAGAGCTTCTCAATTGCCCCGGACCCGGGTGCAGACTCCCGCTGCTCTCGCCTTCGGCCGTCCGGCTTTCAGTACCTCCATGAAGCTCCGCTCCGGCCAGCACGACGATGAGACATATGAGCAGTTCTCTGCCAG ATTCGAGAAGGAATTCGATACTGTGCAGGATGTCTTCGAACTCCAG CGCAACCTGAACAACTGCTTTGCTTACGATCTTGTCCCCTCTGTTGAGGTTCTCTCCTCTGCTCTCAGGGCCGCCCGCCGCGTCAACGACTTCCCCACCGCTGTCCGGATTTTCGAAG GTgtcaaggccaaggttgaGAACCAGGACCAATACAAGCAATATCTCGAGGCCCTCGAGGGTCTCCGCCAGGAGCTAGGTGTTGCTCTCCGCGAGGAGCTCTACCCTGGTGAGGAATAG
- a CDS encoding glycosyltransferase family 15 protein (CAZy:GT15;~COG:G;~EggNog:ENOG410PIMR;~InterPro:IPR029044,IPR002685;~PFAM:PF01793;~go_component: GO:0016020 - membrane [Evidence IEA];~go_function: GO:0000030 - mannosyltransferase activity [Evidence IEA];~go_process: GO:0006486 - protein glycosylation [Evidence IEA]) codes for MAVARPIRMLSAACVVFVIFMVFRMNRDSSYVGTGSGPYNGMKSDPLKEITGEPDGNLWRADEHDYSPDSPNSARTNAAIISLVRNEELDELIPSIRDLERTWNSKFNYPYIFFNDKPFTAEFKKRTQAETKAKCQYELVPKEHWDVPKYIDMDLFKESAELLKEQGLQYADKVSYHQMCRWNSGMFYKHPALEKYRYYWRIEPKVQFFCDVDYDIFRFMEDGNKTYGFTINLFDAPESIPKLWPTTQEFLAANPSYLSDNNMMAWLTDDQLRPEHTRDANGYSTCHFWSNFEIGDMDFFRGDKYSAYFDYLDHAGGFFYERWGDAPVHSIGVGLFADAANVHWFRDIGYRHVPYFNCPNSPKCSGCTPGKFYDGASFLAKEDCRPSYFKHVGTH; via the exons ATGGCTGTCGCTAGACCTATCCGCATGCTCTCCGCGGCATGCGTGGTGTTTGTGATCTTCATGGTGTTCCGGATGAACAGAGACTCTTCGTATGTCGGGACGGGGTCAGGCCCGTACAATGGCATGAAGTCCGATCCGCTTAAAGAGA TAACCGGTGAACCCGATGGCAACTTGTGGCGCGCCGACGAGCACGATTACTCTCCTGACAGCCCCAACTCCGCCCGAACCAACGCAGCCATCATCTCCCTCGTCCGGAACGAGGAGCTCGACGAGCTGATTCCTAGCATTCGTGACTTGGAGAGGACCTGGAACTCCAAGTTTAACTACCCCTATATCTTTTTCAACGACAAGCCGTTCACCGCGGAGTTCAAGAAGCGAACTCAGGCCGAGACCAAGGCCAAATGCCAATATG AGCTGGTTCCTAAAGAGCACTGGGACGTCCCGAAGTATATCGACATGGACCTCTTCAAAGAATCCGCGGAGCTTCTGAAAGAGCAGGGTCTCCAATACGCTGATAAGGTCTCCTACCACCAAATGTGCCGCTGGAACAGCGGCATGTTCTACAAGCACCCCGCCCTAGAGAAGTACCGCTACTACTGGCGCATTGAGCCCAAGGTCCAATTCTTCTGCGACGTTGACTACGATATCTTCCGGTTCATGGAGGACGGCAACAAGACCTACGGTTTCACGATCAACCTTTTCGACGCACCCGAGAGTATCCCGAAACTTTGGCCAACGACGCAAGAGTTCCTCGCCGCGAATCCGTCCTACCTCTCCGATAATAACATGATGGCATGGTTGACTGATGACCAACTCCGACCCGAACACACCCGCGATGCCAACGGATACTCGACCTGCCATTTCTGGTCCAACTTCGAGATTGGCGACATGGACTTCTTCAGGGGGGACAAATACTCGGCTTACTTTGATTATCTCGATCACGCTGGTGGCTTCTTCTACGAAAGATGGGGTGACGCTCCTGTCCACTCAATCGGTGTAGGACTGTTCGCAGATGCTGCCAACGTTCACTG GTTCCGTGATATTGGATACCGTCATGTCCCCTACTTTAACTGCCCCAATTCGCCCAAATGCTCCGGCTGCACACCTGGTAAATTCTACGACGGCGCATCATTCCTCGCCAAAGAAGACTGCCGGCCCAGTTACTTCAAGCACGTCGGAACGCACTGA